The nucleotide window CGTCCGCATCCGTCGCACTCACAGCCACCACGAGAGTTCCGGACGGCGAGTTTTCAGGCAGACCGGCCTTGTAAACATCGCGAGCGAACACCGGGGCGTTATCGTTTGCATCCAACACGGTGACGTGCACGAGGACCGTTCCGGATCTTTGTGGTTTCCCGCCATCGCTGGCACTGAGAAGCACACTCAGATCCTTTTCAGTTTCCCGGTCAATCTCTTTATCCAACACCAATTCGAGACTCTTTGATCcatccgtattttctcgaacgGACAAAACAAAATGTGCATTGTTCTGTAAGAAATAACGTTGAACGGCATTTTGACCAATGTCGGCGTCGTCGGCTTCGTTAACGCGGTACCGAGTTCCTTTGATGGCCGATTCACTCATTTCCAGCTTGATTTGATCCTTTGGAAAGGCGGGGGAATTATCATTCACGTCCTGGACGGCAACTGAAATGCGATGCAGCTCCAGCGGGCTTTCCAACACCAATTCGTATTTGAGCACGCACGTCAAAGTCTCTCCACACAGCTCCTCGCGGTCAATCCTCTCCCGGATGATGAAATTCCCCGTTTTAATGTCAATGTCGCAGTAACGTACATCCCCGTTGACAGCATCGATGCGGGCCTTGCGAGAGATCAACGCGCGTCCATCAATGGCCAGGTCCTTGGCGATATTTCCCACAATGGAGCCGGGTCTCATCTCCTCTGGTATAAAATAGCTGAGCTCCGCTGTGGTGGCCTCGATGCAAAGGACAAGGCAGTAGAGAAAGGGGAGCAGCAAACGAGCTCCAcgatccattttaaaaaatgtgatccGTGAAAAGATGCACAAGAAATGTTCCTCGGTACTTcaggtttttaagaaaaaataaaactaaatcctTCACAAAGAAAAGCGTACGAATCCCCCGAAACAATAGCTGGTGTGCTCCGTAATGGTTGAACACGCCTGCTCTGTGCagaggaggaaagaaaaaacCCATAGCCTCTTATTTTCAAGTACAGAGCGACATCAAGAGCCTATTCTGGTTATTGCACGTGGAGAAACATTGTGTAAAATAAACACTGTCGTGTgtcttgaaaatatttttgctttcaTTTATGGTAGGAGGTCAAGAGGGACCTCGTAAAGGAGGCAGGAATTATGTGCTCCTTCTTTTGTGTTCCAGTTAGAATGCAAAGCACATCCTATAAGACCAGCTAAGAGACACTTCAAATAGGACTGGCAGTCTCCAAAATAAAGTGCATATGAGGAAAGCAATGATGGCATGAATCATAAGTTCGAAATGCAGCTGCTGAAAGACCAAAATTGTTACGTTTGTTACTTatcaaaaaggtaaaaaaacaaaaaacaaatacaagttGAAGGACCGGTCAAGGTATGATGGACGCAAAGACCATTACTTTTGTATTTGATCCCCAATGAAGTATAAATTCAATCTCTCCCAGCTTTTATATCTACAAGTAACAATTAAAGTGATTTCTAAGAAAGCATCTTTCTGACATCAAATTGATTCCGGTGAATGAAGGCTGCATAAAATTGGAAATTGATATTTTATGTTCCAAGGGAACAcattacacaatttaaaaaaaagttgtatcaTAAACCCGGTGATGAAATATTAACAGCTGTCCTACCTCTGAGTCCTGGAGTTGGTCAAAAAATTCAGCAAAGTCACTTGGACTTTTCTTTAGAGTTTGCTCAGCAGGCAGCGTGTTGTCGTTGTAGGAAGACACAAATTTGAAGTCGCTGGTCCTGGAACCCGTGGTCAAGTAGGCATCGTAGTTGTAGGTGCTGCGTAAAGTTCCCATCGTGCCGTCCACGTCAGCGTAGTTGGGAGGGAGGTAGGCGCCGGGGATGGCCACCGCTCCGTCAAACATTAGTCGAGGCTTTCTCTTGCGACAAACCCTCACGCCCACCACAATAAGAATAAAAGTCACAAAGAAGGTGGACACTGACGCCAGGGCGATGATCAGGTAGGACGTCAGTTTAGAATTCTTCTCCTCGTAGGAAATATCTTTCAGTTCGGGCACCTCTGCCAGGTTGTCGGAAAGGAGCAGAAACATGGAGCAGGTGGCAGAGCGAGGGGGCTCGCCGTTGTCTTTCACCGCCACCACCAGGTTCTGCTTCATCATGTCCGTTTCCAAAATGTCCCGCTGCGTCCTTATCTCGCCGCTGTGGAGCCCGATGGTGAAGAGTCCAGGTTCCGTGGCCTTGACGATGCGGTAGGAGAGCCAGGCGTTCTGGCCGGAGTCTGCGTCCACGGCGATGACCTTGGACACCACCGAGCCCCCCTGGGCCGCTTTGGGGACCAGCTCGGTCATGAATGAGTTGCCCTCGGGAGCGGGGTAGAGGATCTGAGGAGCGTTGTCGTTGACATCCGAGACCAAGACGCGGACGCTGACGTTGCTGCTGAGCGGAGGAGAACCGTTGTCTCGGGCCACCACGCCCACTTGAAAGGTCCGCAAGTGTTCGTAGTCAAACGACTTGACGGCATGGAGGACACCCGTGTCGCTATTGACGGATACGTAGGAGGAGACCGGGACGCCGTTGACCTCGCCGGCCAACAGAGAATAAACCACGCTGCCGTTCTGTCTCCAGTCGGGGTCTTGGGCACTGACAGAGCACAAAGTGGAGCCCGCCTGGTTGTTTTCAGTCACGTGGGCAATGTATGAGTCCTCCTCAAAAATGGGGGCATTGTCATTGACGTCTCCTATGGACAAGTGAAGCGTTTTGGAGGAGGACAGAGGAGGAGATCCCTCATCCGTGGCGCTAATGGTAATGTTGTAATCAGACACAAGTTCACGGTCCAGTTGTCCAGTGGTCACCAGAGAATAGTAGTTTGGAATTGAAGCCACTAACTTAAAGGGGGCATTTTGCTGAATGGAACAGTGGACCCGTCCGTTCTTCTCAGAGTCTCTGTCCTGCACATTGATGATGCCCACTTCGGTACCAGGTGACACATTCTCAGGCACAGGATTGGTCAGTGACATCATATTGATCGCAGGGGCATTATCATTCACATCGGTAACATCTACAATTACCTTTCCATAAGACGTTAGTCCTAAGCCATCTTTAGCTTCAATTTTGATTTCAAAAGTAACCGTTTCTTCAAAATCAATTAAGCCACTTACTTTAATTTCCCCCGTAGTTGCATCAATAGAAAACAAATGACTATCGTCTGAGACATGGCCAAAGTCATAACTCACTTCTCCATTCACTCCCTCGTCAGCGTCTGTGGCGCTGACATTAATCACGATCGTATCTGGAGGAGAGTTTTCAGGTAAAGTGGCTTTATAGACGGCTTGGGTGAAAACAGGCGCGTTATCATTTGCGTCCAGCACCGTGACGTGAACGATGGCGGTACCCGATCTCTGAGGAGAGCCCCCATCAAGAGCCGTGAGAAGTAAATTCATCTCACTTTGCTTTTCTCGGTCCAGCCTATTCTCCAGAACGAGTTCAACTTTATTGCTGTCAACAGACAGAACAAAGTTGTTGTTCTTTTGCAGAATGTATCTTTGAACGGCATTCTGGCCGATATCAGCATCGTGTGCCTCCTCCATTGCAAAACGGC belongs to Stigmatopora argus isolate UIUO_Sarg chromosome 9, RoL_Sarg_1.0, whole genome shotgun sequence and includes:
- the LOC144082735 gene encoding protocadherin gamma-A11-like isoform X36; this translates as MGFSEHRLLLLFAFFVPMHLIHGDLSYSLPEETKRSTVVGNLAKDLGADPRTLSARNARLHVAGTRKQYLELHLSTGDLITSEVIDRESLCGKKPSCMIKMDLLMENPLELHHINLHLQDINDNSPKFKNTLIEMEIRESAEKGSRFAMEEAHDADIGQNAVQRYILQKNNNFVLSVDSNKVELVLENRLDREKQSEMNLLLTALDGGSPQRSGTAIVHVTVLDANDNAPVFTQAVYKATLPENSPPDTIVINVSATDADEGVNGEVSYDFGHVSDDSHLFSIDATTGEIKVSGLIDFEETVTFEIKIEAKDGLGLTSYGKVIVDVTDVNDNAPAINMMSLTNPVPENVSPGTEVGIINVQDRDSEKNGRVHCSIQQNAPFKLVASIPNYYSLVTTGQLDRELVSDYNITISATDEGSPPLSSSKTLHLSIGDVNDNAPIFEEDSYIAHVTENNQAGSTLCSVSAQDPDWRQNGSVVYSLLAGEVNGVPVSSYVSVNSDTGVLHAVKSFDYEHLRTFQVGVVARDNGSPPLSSNVSVRVLVSDVNDNAPQILYPAPEGNSFMTELVPKAAQGGSVVSKVIAVDADSGQNAWLSYRIVKATEPGLFTIGLHSGEIRTQRDILETDMMKQNLVVAVKDNGEPPRSATCSMFLLLSDNLAEVPELKDISYEEKNSKLTSYLIIALASVSTFFVTFILIVVGVRVCRKRKPRLMFDGAVAIPGAYLPPNYADVDGTMGTLRSTYNYDAYLTTGSRTSDFKFVSSYNDNTLPAEQTLKKSPSDFAEFFDQLQDSEQKPPQNDWRFNQGPRPGPSGPHMPYGTHIRWTPKSGTRAAGGPEVAMGTGPWPQPPTEAEQLQALMAAANVSDASGTLGPGTMGLTTRYSPQFTLQHVPDYRQNVYIPGSTATLTSNPQQQQQQQQQQQQQQAMAQQASQQALPPPQGGQPEAPKAAQTPASKKKSTKKEKK
- the LOC144082735 gene encoding protocadherin gamma-A11-like isoform X50, yielding MGFSEHRLLLLFAFFVPMHLIHGDLSYSLPEETKRSTVVGNLAKDLGADPRTLSARNARLHVAGTRKQYLELHLSTGDLITSEVIDRESLCGKKPSCMIKMDLLMENPLELHHINLHLQDINDNSPKFKNTLIEMEIRESAEKGSRFAMEEAHDADIGQNAVQRYILQKNNNFVLSVDSNKVELVLENRLDREKQSEMNLLLTALDGGSPQRSGTAIVHVTVLDANDNAPVFTQAVYKATLPENSPPDTIVINVSATDADEGVNGEVSYDFGHVSDDSHLFSIDATTGEIKVSGLIDFEETVTFEIKIEAKDGLGLTSYGKVIVDVTDVNDNAPAINMMSLTNPVPENVSPGTEVGIINVQDRDSEKNGRVHCSIQQNAPFKLVASIPNYYSLVTTGQLDRELVSDYNITISATDEGSPPLSSSKTLHLSIGDVNDNAPIFEEDSYIAHVTENNQAGSTLCSVSAQDPDWRQNGSVVYSLLAGEVNGVPVSSYVSVNSDTGVLHAVKSFDYEHLRTFQVGVVARDNGSPPLSSNVSVRVLVSDVNDNAPQILYPAPEGNSFMTELVPKAAQGGSVVSKVIAVDADSGQNAWLSYRIVKATEPGLFTIGLHSGEIRTQRDILETDMMKQNLVVAVKDNGEPPRSATCSMFLLLSDNLAEVPELKDISYEEKNSKLTSYLIIALASVSTFFVTFILIVVGVRVCRKRKPRLMFDGAVAIPGAYLPPNYADVDGTMGTLRSTYNYDAYLTTGSRTSDFKFVSSYNDNTLPAEQTLKKSPSDFAEFFDQLQDSEQKPPQNDWRFNQGPRPGPSGAAGGPEVAMGTGPWPQPPTEAEQLQALMAAANVSDASGTLGPGTMGLTTRYSPQFTLQHVPDYRQNVYIPGSTATLTSNPQQQQQQQQQQQQQQAMAQQASQQALPPPQGGQPEAPKAAQTPASKKKSTKKEKK